The Planctomycetota bacterium DNA window CCTTCATCTGCCCGACCACGTACGTGAAGCTGACGACCAGCGCACACAGCACCGCGATGAGCCTGGCGGCGGTCGAGTCGTAGCGGTCGCCGATGAAGTCGGGAACGGTGTAGCTGCCGAACTTGCGGAGGTACGGCGCCAGCAGCAGGGCGAGCAGGACGTACCCGCCGGTCCACCCCATGAGGTACGTGCCGCCCGCGTAGCCGAGGGTCGAGATGAGCCCGGCCATGCCGATGAAGCTGGCGGCGCTCATCCAGTCGGCGGCGGTGGCCATGCCGTTGGCGATGGCGGGCACGCCCTGGCCGGCGACGTAGAACCCCTTGGTATCGCGGACGCGCGCGAGCCAGGCGATGAAGAGGTAGAGGCTGAAGGTGCCTCCGACGAAGACCCAGGTCCAGACGGCCGTGCTCATCGCGCACCGCCGATCTCGCGTCGGTAGCGTCTCTCAAGCACGTTCATCCCGACGGCGTAGATCAGGATCAGCACGACGAAAACGACGATCGAGCCCTGCTGGGCCATCCAGAAGCCCAGCGGGATGCCGCCGAGGCTGAACTGATTGAGCCAGCCGGCGAAGAGGATGCCGCCACCCACGCCCGCCGCCGCCCAGACGGCCAGCAGGCTGAGCGTGAACGTCAACGTCGATCGCCAATACCGCCGCGAAGCGGTCGCTAAGTCATTGGTCATACTGCTCCTTCCGCTGGCTTCAACCTACAGCAGGTGAAGGAGCGATCGCAAACGAGCGGGTGTTGCTGGCACTTGGGATTCGCTGACGCGCTTTCCGTCATGTGCCGCGCCCCGCGACACGTCGTCGCATGTGGTCGAATGCCGCGAGGCAATCGCCTTGGTCGGCGCGGGTCGTGCGCAACGATGTCCGGATGAGGATGCCGACCATCACGACGCACATCGACACGGTCGACCTGCGAATCAGCCAAACGCTCGAACGCAACGGCATCTGGGCGATGCGCTACGCCTTGGCATTTGTCTTCGTTGTCTTTGGCATACTCAAGCCGCTCGGAGTGAGTCCGGCGGCCGGGCTGGTGTTGCAGACCGTCAATTGGGTTCCTCTGGTCTCGGCAGAGTTCATGCTTCACGCGATCGGATGGTGGGAGGTCGCGATCGGCATCAGCTTCCTCGCGCGGCCATTGCTGAGGCTGGCGATCCTTCTGCTGGCGATGCAGATGGTCGGCACGTTCCTGCCGCTGGTCGTCCTTCCTGATGTGACGTGGCAATCGAACTTCGCACCGACGATGGAGGGGCAGTACATCTTGAAAAACCTGCTCATCATCGCCGGTGCCATGATCGTCGGCGGGACCGCTCGAACGCG harbors:
- a CDS encoding DUF4212 domain-containing protein, encoding MTNDLATASRRYWRSTLTFTLSLLAVWAAAGVGGGILFAGWLNQFSLGGIPLGFWMAQQGSIVVFVVLILIYAVGMNVLERRYRREIGGAR